The Saccharopolyspora gloriosae genome window below encodes:
- a CDS encoding glycerate kinase yields MPGPVLIAPDKFKGSLTAPDVASALAAGLPGVEVRLAPIADGGDGTVEAAIATGFRRMQARVTGPVGAPLTAEFALRDDTAVVELASASGLALLPTRELAPMTASSFGTGELIRAALDAGARTIVLGVGGSACTDGGAGMVAALGARLLADAGRPLPPGGGGLVELAEVDLSGLDPRLAEADIVLASDVDNPLLGEHGAAHVYGPQKGADPTQVRLLDSALRSWSGAVTRAGGREAAAEPGAGAAGGVGYAALAVLGARQRPGADLVFELVGFDAALPGAALVITGEGSVDEQTLHGKGPAVVAERAAAAGIPVIAVAGRCTLAPERLREAGFADVFALTDVEPDPQRCIREAASLLPVLAGHVTAKWLA; encoded by the coding sequence GTGCCCGGTCCCGTCCTGATCGCGCCGGACAAGTTCAAGGGGTCGCTGACCGCCCCCGATGTCGCGAGCGCGCTCGCCGCGGGACTGCCCGGGGTGGAGGTGCGGCTCGCCCCCATCGCCGACGGCGGCGACGGCACCGTGGAAGCCGCCATCGCCACCGGATTCCGCCGCATGCAGGCGCGTGTCACCGGCCCGGTGGGCGCACCGCTCACCGCCGAGTTCGCGCTGCGCGACGACACGGCCGTCGTGGAACTCGCCTCCGCATCCGGGCTGGCGCTGCTGCCCACGCGGGAACTCGCGCCGATGACCGCCTCCAGCTTCGGCACCGGGGAGCTGATCCGCGCCGCGCTCGACGCCGGAGCCCGCACCATCGTGCTCGGTGTCGGCGGCAGCGCCTGCACCGACGGCGGCGCGGGCATGGTCGCCGCGCTGGGCGCCCGGTTGCTCGCCGACGCCGGGCGGCCGCTGCCGCCGGGCGGCGGGGGGCTCGTCGAGCTCGCCGAGGTCGACCTCTCCGGGCTCGATCCGCGCCTGGCCGAAGCCGACATCGTGCTCGCGTCCGATGTGGACAACCCGCTGCTCGGGGAGCACGGCGCCGCGCACGTGTACGGGCCGCAGAAGGGCGCCGACCCCACCCAGGTCCGGCTGCTCGACTCCGCGCTGCGCAGCTGGTCCGGTGCCGTGACCCGCGCGGGCGGGCGCGAAGCCGCCGCCGAACCCGGCGCAGGCGCGGCGGGCGGAGTCGGCTACGCGGCGCTCGCCGTGCTCGGCGCGCGGCAGCGACCCGGTGCGGACCTGGTGTTCGAACTCGTCGGCTTCGACGCGGCGCTGCCCGGCGCCGCACTGGTCATCACCGGCGAAGGCTCGGTGGACGAGCAGACCCTGCACGGCAAGGGCCCCGCCGTCGTCGCCGAACGAGCGGCGGCGGCCGGAATCCCCGTCATCGCCGTCGCCGGGCGCTGCACGCTCGCGCCGGAACGCCTGCGGGAAGCGGGATTCGCCGACGTCTTCGCCCTCACCGACGTCGAACCCGACCCCCAGCGCTGCATCCGGGAAGCCGCATCCCTGCTCCCCGTCCTCGCCGGGCACGTCACAGCGAAGTGGCTCGCCTGA
- a CDS encoding thiamine-binding protein produces the protein MHPTDPQVTAEFTTEPFHGEGEPPQHALAARDRLREAGLEPDFGPLGTSVTGARDAVLPAISRVLDSALASGAHRITLQVTVDET, from the coding sequence ATGCATCCGACCGATCCGCAGGTCACCGCGGAGTTCACCACCGAACCGTTCCACGGCGAGGGCGAGCCGCCGCAGCACGCGCTGGCCGCGCGGGACCGGTTGCGCGAGGCGGGACTGGAACCGGATTTCGGCCCGCTGGGCACGTCGGTCACCGGGGCCCGCGACGCGGTGCTGCCCGCGATCTCCCGCGTCCTCGATTCAGCGCTGGCCTCGGGCGCGCACCGCATCACCCTCCAGGTCACCGTCGACGAGACCTGA
- a CDS encoding helix-turn-helix domain-containing protein → MHPLASAIAPLLAQLGATSVPVEDREPSDVLLYWEGEPAVAVRLPGAELTSALDRLIAEVEAELGAALPELPRADKQRAVRLLEERGAFTLRKSVESVAKALGVSRFTVYNYLNRE, encoded by the coding sequence GTGCATCCGCTCGCTTCCGCGATCGCGCCGTTGCTGGCGCAGCTCGGCGCCACCTCGGTTCCCGTCGAGGACCGGGAACCGAGCGACGTGCTGCTGTACTGGGAGGGCGAGCCCGCCGTCGCCGTCCGCCTGCCGGGCGCGGAGCTGACCAGCGCCCTGGACCGGCTGATCGCCGAGGTGGAGGCAGAGCTGGGCGCGGCGCTGCCGGAGCTGCCGAGGGCGGACAAGCAGCGCGCGGTGCGGCTGCTGGAGGAGCGCGGCGCGTTCACGTTGCGCAAGTCGGTGGAGTCGGTCGCGAAGGCCCTCGGAGTCAGCCGGTTCACGGTCTACAACTATCTGAACCGCGAATAA
- the uraD gene encoding 2-oxo-4-hydroxy-4-carboxy-5-ureidoimidazoline decarboxylase: MSAPDRFNGLPKTELLLELRACLDVPRWAQRLSDARPYATAADVLARADAAARELTSDEIHTALAAHPRIGERADGHDTSSTWSRSEQSGVNFGDDALKSALRAENAEYERRFGHVYLVCASGRSGAELLEVLRSRMHNDPRTELGVVADELRKIALLRLEKVIA, from the coding sequence ATGTCAGCACCCGACCGGTTCAACGGCCTGCCCAAGACCGAGCTCCTGCTGGAACTGCGAGCCTGCCTCGACGTCCCGCGCTGGGCGCAGCGGCTCTCCGACGCCCGCCCTTACGCGACCGCCGCGGACGTCCTAGCCCGAGCCGATGCCGCCGCCCGCGAACTCACCTCCGACGAGATCCACACCGCGCTCGCCGCGCACCCCAGGATCGGCGAGCGGGCCGACGGCCACGACACGTCCTCGACCTGGTCCCGCTCCGAGCAGTCCGGGGTGAACTTCGGCGATGATGCGCTGAAGTCCGCGCTGCGCGCCGAGAACGCCGAGTACGAACGCCGGTTCGGCCACGTGTACCTGGTGTGCGCGAGCGGCCGCAGCGGTGCGGAGCTGCTGGAGGTCCTGCGCTCCCGCATGCACAACGATCCGCGCACCGAACTGGGCGTGGTGGCCGACGAGCTGCGCAAGATCGCGTTGCTGCGCCTGGAGAAGGTGATCGCATGA
- the uraH gene encoding hydroxyisourate hydrolase — translation MSAVTTHVLDAALGRPAAGIAVRLEGADLVADGVTDGDGRIGDLGPDALPAGDYRLTFDIGAYFAARGTDTFYPQVQITFRIADPAQHHHVPLLLSPFAYSTYRGS, via the coding sequence ATGAGCGCCGTCACGACGCACGTGCTGGACGCGGCGCTGGGCCGCCCGGCCGCCGGGATCGCGGTCCGGCTGGAGGGCGCGGACCTGGTGGCCGACGGCGTCACCGACGGCGACGGCCGCATCGGCGACCTCGGCCCGGACGCGCTCCCGGCGGGCGACTACCGGCTGACGTTCGACATCGGCGCCTACTTCGCCGCGCGGGGCACCGACACCTTCTACCCGCAGGTGCAGATCACCTTCCGCATCGCCGATCCCGCTCAGCACCACCACGTTCCGCTGCTGCTGAGCCCGTTCGCCTACTCCACCTACCGAGGGAGCTGA
- the pucL gene encoding factor-independent urate hydroxylase — translation MGIVLGPNQYGKAEIRLVAVDRDGDRHGIRDLTIGTSLRGEFDSTHHTGDNANVLPTDTQKNTAYAFAKQAPVGEIEDFALRLGKHFVDTQEPVRGARILVEEHAWERIEVGGSGHDHSFRRGSDEKRTAAVTFDGGTAHVVTGLKDLVVLKSTGSEFWGYPKDEYTTLPETSDRILATAVTARWRHLGTDVDWAASFDSVRTTLLEAFATTHSYALQQTLYAMGESVLKQHPNVAEVRLSLPNKHHFRVDLEPFGLANDNEVFFAADRPYGLIEGTVTRDDVEQAPMAWYSTPEF, via the coding sequence ATGGGCATCGTGTTGGGACCGAACCAGTACGGCAAGGCAGAGATCCGGCTCGTCGCGGTGGACCGCGACGGCGACCGCCACGGCATCCGCGACCTCACCATCGGCACGTCGCTGCGCGGCGAGTTCGACTCCACCCACCACACGGGCGACAACGCGAACGTGCTGCCGACCGACACCCAGAAGAACACCGCCTACGCGTTCGCGAAGCAGGCCCCGGTCGGCGAGATCGAGGATTTCGCGCTGCGGCTGGGAAAGCACTTCGTCGACACCCAGGAACCGGTGCGGGGCGCGCGAATCCTCGTCGAGGAGCACGCGTGGGAGCGCATCGAGGTCGGCGGTTCCGGCCACGACCACTCGTTCCGGCGCGGCAGCGATGAGAAGCGCACCGCCGCGGTCACCTTCGACGGCGGCACCGCGCACGTGGTGACGGGCTTGAAGGACCTGGTGGTGCTGAAGTCCACCGGCTCGGAGTTCTGGGGCTACCCGAAGGACGAGTACACGACGCTGCCGGAGACCTCGGACCGCATCCTCGCCACGGCGGTCACGGCGCGCTGGCGCCACCTGGGCACCGACGTGGACTGGGCGGCGAGCTTCGACTCGGTCCGCACGACGTTGCTGGAGGCGTTCGCGACGACGCACAGCTACGCGTTGCAGCAGACGTTGTACGCGATGGGCGAATCAGTGCTGAAGCAGCATCCGAACGTGGCGGAAGTGCGGTTGTCGCTGCCGAACAAGCACCACTTCCGGGTTGATCTGGAACCGTTCGGATTGGCCAACGACAACGAGGTCTTCTTCGCCGCCGACCGCCCGTACGGCCTGATCGAGGGCACCGTGACCCGCGACGACGTCGAGCAGGCGCCGATGGCCTGGTACAGCACCCCGGAGTTCTGA
- a CDS encoding nucleobase:cation symporter-2 family protein, with product MAFKKHAGTDVHPVDELPAPGRLVAYGVQHVAAMYAGVVAPPLIIGEALGLSGVQQTLLIGASLLTAGLATLLQSLGIWRIGARLPFVNGVTFGSVAPILAIIAQPTGENPLSVVYGAVLVAGALAFLVAPYFSRLVRFFPPVVNGTVITLIGLSLMPVGIGWIAGQDSAAADYGSPGRIALGAVTLVLVLLFNRFLRGFWNRIALLIGLVAGTVIAWPFGLVDTSTFEQAPIFSLPVPFALGAPSFSVSATLSLCVVMLVAMMESTADMIALGEIVDRPADERTIAAGLRADGAGSALSAVFGGFTCSAFAQNVGLVALTQVRSRFVVAAGGGVLVLLGLFPVVGAVVSLVPQPVLGGAALVLFGSVATSGIRTLGRADLGDPFQALIVAASLGIGLVPVVQPDFYAQAPDALRTVLDSGISTGCLAALALNALFHRRAPEQPADHAAPLRADPGE from the coding sequence ATGGCCTTCAAGAAGCACGCCGGCACCGATGTCCACCCGGTGGACGAACTGCCCGCCCCCGGCAGGCTGGTGGCCTACGGCGTCCAGCACGTGGCCGCGATGTACGCGGGCGTCGTCGCGCCACCGCTGATCATCGGCGAGGCGCTGGGGTTGTCCGGGGTGCAGCAGACGCTGCTGATCGGGGCGAGCCTGCTCACCGCCGGGCTGGCGACCTTGTTGCAGTCGCTGGGGATCTGGCGGATCGGGGCGCGGCTGCCGTTCGTCAACGGCGTCACGTTCGGCTCGGTCGCCCCGATCCTGGCGATCATCGCGCAGCCCACCGGGGAGAACCCGCTGTCGGTGGTATACGGCGCGGTGCTGGTGGCGGGGGCGCTGGCGTTCCTGGTGGCGCCGTACTTCTCGCGGCTGGTGCGGTTCTTCCCGCCGGTGGTCAACGGCACCGTGATCACGCTGATCGGGTTGTCGCTGATGCCGGTGGGCATCGGGTGGATCGCGGGGCAGGATTCGGCGGCTGCGGACTACGGCTCGCCCGGCCGCATCGCGCTGGGCGCGGTGACCTTGGTGCTGGTGCTGCTGTTCAACCGGTTCCTGCGCGGGTTCTGGAACCGCATCGCGCTGCTGATCGGCCTGGTCGCGGGCACGGTGATCGCGTGGCCGTTCGGCTTGGTCGACACTTCGACGTTCGAGCAGGCGCCGATCTTCAGCCTGCCGGTGCCGTTCGCGCTGGGAGCGCCGAGCTTCAGCGTCAGCGCCACGCTCTCGCTGTGCGTGGTGATGCTGGTGGCGATGATGGAGAGCACCGCGGACATGATCGCGCTCGGCGAGATCGTGGACCGGCCCGCCGATGAGCGCACCATCGCCGCCGGGCTGCGCGCCGACGGCGCCGGTAGCGCGCTGAGCGCCGTGTTCGGCGGGTTCACCTGCAGCGCGTTCGCGCAGAACGTGGGGCTGGTGGCGCTCACCCAGGTCCGCAGCCGGTTCGTGGTCGCGGCCGGTGGCGGCGTGCTGGTGCTGCTCGGCTTGTTCCCGGTGGTGGGCGCGGTGGTCTCGCTGGTGCCGCAGCCGGTGCTGGGCGGGGCGGCGCTGGTGCTGTTCGGGTCGGTCGCCACCAGCGGCATCCGCACCCTCGGGCGCGCGGATCTCGGCGACCCGTTCCAGGCGTTGATCGTGGCCGCGTCGCTGGGCATCGGCCTGGTTCCCGTGGTGCAGCCCGATTTCTACGCGCAGGCCCCGGACGCGTTGCGCACGGTGCTGGATTCCGGCATCAGCACGGGCTGCTTGGCGGCGCTCGCCCTCAACGCCCTCTTCCACCGCCGCGCGCCGGAGCAGCCCGCTGATCACGCTGCGCCGCTGCGCGCCGATCCGGGTGAGTGA
- a CDS encoding glycoside hydrolase family 43 protein → MTTAILLLLMSPTALARERTEGADAARQVISRNFPDPDVFTHGGTHYAYATNTAGYNVQLATATDATGSWEQRADALPQLPPWIGPSETGSLNVWAPDVSARDDGTFLLYYTAHHAPSGRQCIGAAVAGSPEGPFIPTGPDPLICAPGQGDVIDPSSFVDDDGSRYLLYKDSRGTRARSGPSTIHLRPVAADGLTPTGADVSLLRADRPEESGVVEAPTLLRRPGGYVLLFSGNTFDSGDYFTNYATSSSPTGPFTKAPGALLSKEILGGAVRNPGGQDVFDDGGLIAFHGDLPEPPGDRGLWIAELSWDGLNPVLSREISS, encoded by the coding sequence TTGACCACTGCCATTCTGCTGCTGCTCATGTCACCGACCGCCCTGGCGCGCGAGCGAACGGAGGGAGCGGACGCGGCCCGGCAAGTGATCTCCCGGAACTTCCCCGATCCCGACGTCTTCACCCACGGCGGAACGCACTACGCGTACGCGACGAACACCGCCGGGTACAACGTGCAGCTCGCCACCGCGACCGACGCGACGGGATCGTGGGAGCAGCGGGCCGACGCGCTGCCGCAGCTGCCGCCGTGGATCGGCCCGTCCGAAACGGGCAGCCTCAACGTGTGGGCGCCGGACGTGAGCGCCCGCGACGACGGCACGTTCCTGCTGTACTACACCGCGCACCACGCGCCCTCCGGCCGCCAGTGCATCGGCGCCGCCGTCGCCGGTTCCCCCGAGGGGCCGTTCATCCCGACCGGGCCGGATCCGCTGATCTGCGCTCCCGGCCAGGGCGACGTGATCGACCCGAGCAGCTTCGTCGACGACGACGGCAGCCGCTACCTGCTCTACAAGGACTCCCGCGGCACCCGCGCCCGCAGCGGCCCGTCGACCATCCACCTGCGTCCCGTCGCCGCCGACGGCCTCACGCCCACCGGTGCGGACGTGTCGCTGCTGCGCGCGGACCGGCCGGAGGAATCCGGCGTCGTCGAAGCGCCCACGCTGCTGCGCAGGCCGGGCGGGTACGTGCTGCTGTTCTCCGGCAACACCTTCGACAGCGGCGACTACTTCACGAACTACGCGACCTCGTCGAGCCCGACGGGTCCGTTCACGAAAGCGCCCGGTGCGTTGCTGAGCAAGGAGATCCTGGGCGGCGCGGTGCGGAATCCGGGCGGCCAGGACGTGTTCGACGACGGCGGGCTCATCGCGTTCCACGGCGACCTCCCGGAGCCGCCCGGTGATCGCGGGCTGTGGATCGCGGAACTGAGCTGGGACGGCCTGAATCCCGTGCTGTCGCGGGAAATTTCCTCTTGA
- a CDS encoding S8 family serine peptidase: protein MRLRALAVTVAGLTALATPSASAATTNDPLAGQQWGLDQIHAEQAWQTSTGAGQVIAVVDTGVDLGHPDLQSQLVPGATFACGGAPAPCGNGDWVGGDGVGQDTDVHGTHVAGIAAAAANNGIGGAGVAPDAKIMPVKVLENGSGAFSEIGAGIRYAADNGANVINLSLGAQPGTQLLTLLGIEADAKDAIEYARSKGVVVVASAGNETAPLCDTPAWEKGALCIAATDREEKKASYSNFGLKLDMKAVSAPGGAGDDVCADDVISTVPRGMGTPKCGQPDYDALAGTSMAAPMVAGAAALLTAQGRSVDQVEQVLMDTAHTPGSDNTGQFSLLTGHGVIDAAAAVNAPVVPQP from the coding sequence ATGCGTTTACGGGCCCTCGCAGTCACGGTCGCCGGCCTGACGGCATTAGCCACGCCGTCCGCCTCCGCAGCCACCACCAACGATCCCTTGGCCGGCCAGCAGTGGGGCCTCGACCAGATCCACGCCGAGCAGGCGTGGCAGACCAGCACCGGCGCCGGGCAGGTCATCGCCGTCGTCGACACCGGGGTCGACCTCGGCCACCCCGACCTGCAGTCCCAGCTCGTCCCGGGCGCGACGTTCGCCTGCGGCGGCGCTCCCGCGCCGTGCGGCAACGGCGACTGGGTCGGCGGTGACGGCGTCGGTCAGGACACCGACGTGCACGGCACCCACGTCGCCGGGATCGCGGCCGCGGCCGCGAACAACGGCATCGGCGGAGCGGGCGTCGCCCCCGACGCGAAGATAATGCCGGTGAAGGTGCTGGAGAACGGTTCCGGCGCGTTCAGCGAGATCGGCGCGGGCATCCGCTACGCCGCCGACAACGGCGCCAACGTGATCAACCTGAGCCTCGGCGCGCAGCCCGGCACCCAGCTGCTCACGCTGCTCGGCATCGAAGCGGACGCGAAGGACGCCATCGAGTACGCCCGTTCGAAGGGCGTCGTGGTCGTCGCCTCCGCGGGCAACGAGACCGCGCCGCTGTGCGACACCCCCGCGTGGGAGAAGGGCGCACTGTGCATCGCGGCCACCGACCGCGAGGAGAAGAAGGCCTCCTACTCCAACTTCGGCCTGAAGCTGGACATGAAGGCCGTGTCCGCGCCCGGCGGCGCGGGAGACGACGTCTGCGCCGACGACGTGATCTCCACCGTGCCGCGAGGCATGGGCACGCCGAAGTGCGGCCAGCCCGACTACGACGCGCTCGCGGGCACCTCGATGGCCGCCCCGATGGTCGCCGGTGCCGCCGCGCTGCTGACGGCGCAAGGTCGTTCCGTGGACCAGGTGGAGCAGGTCCTGATGGACACCGCGCACACCCCCGGCAGCGACAACACCGGGCAGTTCAGCCTGCTCACCGGGCACGGCGTCATCGACGCCGCCGCCGCGGTGAACGCGCCGGTCGTGCCGCAGCCCTGA
- a CDS encoding DUF397 domain-containing protein, translating into MAELKWRKSTWSGDYNCVEVALSPGSTAVRDSKAPEDGHFTVPAAQWGFFLHTLKSGRFDR; encoded by the coding sequence ATGGCTGAACTGAAGTGGCGCAAGAGCACGTGGAGCGGCGACTACAACTGCGTCGAAGTCGCGCTGTCACCAGGGTCCACGGCGGTGCGGGATTCCAAGGCGCCGGAGGACGGGCACTTCACCGTCCCGGCCGCGCAGTGGGGATTCTTCTTGCACACGCTCAAATCCGGCCGTTTCGACCGGTGA
- a CDS encoding helix-turn-helix domain-containing protein encodes MRHADKLRQLGLGVQLRKLRESRGLSTRSVAKSLGVSPASINRTELGSRSPSREEVSALCAVFGVVGDEKQELIERVGESKDNAAWLATEHVPDQVTSLMILEREAVEITAVELALVPGLAQTADYARLILGSSLAPGVDLERQVATRLGRQAVLSKPRAPKVAMFLDEAVLWRTLANARIAQEQLRHLIAVQRRDNVAIRVLPFDAVPHEGLRGSFTLYELADGTPYVFVEARSFGVFVTETSAVQPFVEVCNGLGKHALDATTSDDMISAVAERLGDG; translated from the coding sequence ATGCGGCACGCGGACAAGCTGCGCCAATTGGGGCTCGGCGTGCAACTGCGCAAACTCCGGGAAAGCAGGGGCTTATCCACCCGATCGGTGGCGAAATCGCTCGGTGTCTCACCGGCTTCGATCAACCGCACGGAGCTCGGCAGCAGGTCGCCCAGCCGCGAAGAGGTCAGCGCGCTCTGCGCGGTGTTCGGCGTCGTCGGCGACGAGAAGCAGGAGCTCATCGAGCGGGTCGGGGAGTCGAAGGACAACGCTGCCTGGCTCGCGACCGAGCACGTACCGGACCAGGTGACGAGCTTGATGATCCTGGAACGGGAGGCCGTGGAGATCACGGCGGTGGAGTTGGCGCTGGTTCCGGGACTCGCCCAGACCGCCGATTACGCCCGCTTGATCCTGGGGTCGTCCCTCGCTCCCGGTGTTGATCTGGAGCGGCAAGTCGCTACTCGACTTGGGCGCCAAGCGGTGCTGTCGAAGCCGAGAGCGCCGAAAGTCGCCATGTTCTTGGACGAGGCAGTGCTCTGGCGAACGCTTGCGAACGCGAGGATCGCTCAAGAGCAGCTGAGGCACCTCATCGCCGTGCAGCGCAGGGATAACGTAGCGATCCGAGTCCTGCCGTTCGATGCAGTGCCGCACGAGGGGCTGCGCGGTTCGTTCACGCTCTACGAGTTGGCGGACGGGACGCCCTACGTGTTCGTGGAAGCTCGCAGCTTCGGCGTCTTCGTCACTGAAACTTCAGCAGTGCAACCGTTTGTGGAAGTGTGCAACGGGCTGGGCAAACATGCTTTGGATGCGACAACTTCCGACGACATGATCTCGGCGGTCGCGGAGAGGCTCGGAGATGGCTGA
- a CDS encoding protein kinase domain-containing protein, with protein sequence MAVDAPSSYYGEDDDWGAPGPALEAGEHLAPGYRVLSLLRRGNRLDVYDLWSEERGCRCVGKTLRPERAEDTTAAGWLRGEGMLLGSLTHPHLVRGYETVLSSEPARPVVITETLPGATLSYLLDQHARLRPVDAAILGIQLCSVLGYLHRQGWAHLDVKPSNVVSAGGRAVLLDLSLACRIGEHNTAGTFDYLSPEQARGGEMTAATDVWGLGITLWEALSGAPPWVDVSHRQRREDGSRHYPQLDGAPPPLRTRRRLPARLSRTVDACLAPDPAARPSIDEVATRLITWSGIDPTA encoded by the coding sequence GTGGCCGTTGACGCGCCGAGTTCCTACTACGGCGAAGACGACGACTGGGGAGCTCCCGGCCCCGCCCTGGAAGCCGGCGAGCACCTCGCTCCGGGCTATCGCGTGCTCTCCCTGCTGCGGCGGGGAAATCGGCTCGACGTCTACGACCTCTGGAGCGAGGAGCGCGGCTGCCGCTGCGTCGGCAAGACCCTGCGCCCGGAACGCGCCGAGGACACCACCGCCGCCGGGTGGCTGCGCGGCGAAGGGATGCTGCTGGGCTCCCTCACCCATCCGCACCTGGTGCGCGGCTACGAAACGGTGCTCAGCAGCGAGCCCGCCCGTCCCGTGGTGATCACCGAGACGCTGCCCGGCGCGACGTTGAGCTACCTGCTCGACCAGCACGCGCGGCTGCGGCCCGTCGACGCGGCGATCCTCGGGATCCAGCTGTGCTCCGTGCTCGGCTACCTGCACCGCCAGGGCTGGGCGCACCTCGACGTGAAACCGTCCAATGTGGTCTCCGCGGGCGGGCGGGCCGTGCTGCTCGACCTGAGCCTCGCCTGCCGCATCGGCGAGCACAACACCGCAGGCACCTTCGACTACCTCTCGCCCGAGCAGGCGCGCGGTGGCGAGATGACCGCCGCCACCGACGTCTGGGGACTCGGAATCACCTTGTGGGAGGCCCTTTCCGGCGCACCGCCGTGGGTCGACGTCTCACACCGGCAACGACGCGAGGACGGCTCCCGGCACTACCCGCAGCTCGACGGCGCACCGCCGCCGCTGCGCACCCGCCGCCGCCTGCCCGCCCGGCTGTCCCGCACCGTCGACGCCTGCCTGGCCCCCGACCCGGCCGCGCGCCCGAGCATCGACGAGGTCGCCACCCGCCTGATCACCTGGTCCGGCATCGACCCGACCGCCTGA
- a CDS encoding alpha/beta hydrolase family protein, with product MNDSTHAADAAPVLSVRPVVLPVPGRPVDLEVRVSAPVTGTGLPVILLSHGQGHSHHLSSLDGYAPLVDHWAAHGFVVIQPTHLSSTTLRLDTDEPDAPLHWRSRVLDMSAVLDRFDEIEDAVPQLRGRLDREKVAVAGHSMGGHTASMLLGSRLTDPTDGSVVDLTEPRIKAGVLLAAPGRGGDAVTEFVAENYPFFLGIDFAEMAAPALVVAGDADASEHLTVRGPQWHADPYFLAPGPKSLLTLFGAGHGLGGVSGYDVAETTDENPERVEAVRRLTTAYLRSTLHPGDPSWQEACADLAATPTPLGRVDSK from the coding sequence ATGAACGACTCGACCCACGCGGCCGACGCCGCACCCGTCCTCTCGGTCCGCCCGGTGGTGCTGCCGGTGCCGGGCCGCCCGGTGGACCTGGAAGTGCGGGTCTCCGCGCCCGTCACCGGGACCGGCCTGCCGGTGATCCTCCTGTCGCACGGGCAAGGCCACTCCCACCACCTCTCCTCGCTCGACGGCTACGCGCCGCTCGTCGACCACTGGGCCGCGCACGGCTTCGTCGTGATCCAGCCGACCCACCTGAGCTCGACGACGTTGCGGCTCGACACCGACGAGCCCGACGCGCCGCTGCACTGGCGGTCGCGGGTGCTGGACATGTCGGCCGTCCTCGACCGGTTCGACGAGATCGAGGACGCCGTCCCGCAGCTGCGCGGGCGGCTGGACCGGGAGAAGGTCGCCGTCGCCGGGCACTCCATGGGCGGGCACACCGCGAGCATGCTGCTGGGTTCGCGGCTCACCGACCCGACCGACGGCTCGGTGGTGGACCTGACCGAGCCGCGGATCAAGGCGGGCGTCCTGCTCGCCGCGCCCGGCCGGGGCGGCGACGCCGTGACCGAGTTCGTCGCCGAGAACTACCCGTTTTTCCTGGGGATCGACTTCGCCGAGATGGCCGCTCCCGCGCTGGTCGTCGCCGGGGACGCGGACGCCTCCGAGCACCTGACCGTTCGCGGCCCGCAGTGGCACGCCGACCCGTACTTCCTCGCGCCCGGCCCGAAATCGCTGCTCACCCTGTTCGGCGCCGGGCACGGGCTCGGCGGCGTGTCCGGGTACGACGTCGCGGAGACCACCGACGAGAACCCCGAGCGGGTGGAGGCGGTCCGGCGGCTCACCACGGCCTACCTCCGCTCGACGCTGCACCCCGGCGACCCCTCCTGGCAGGAGGCGTGCGCCGACCTGGCGGCCACCCCGACCCCGCTCGGCCGAGTCGACTCGAAGTAG